The following DNA comes from Paraburkholderia sp. PGU19.
CGCACAACGGCCGGCCGCAGCGAATGGTATGTGCCGCCCAGGTGGCAAACTGTGTGCAGGTTGTCGCGTCGTATAGCGTGGCGCTCTTACAGGGTGGAACGCATGCGCTATCCGTCCGAAGTGAGGCGTGTGTAGCGCTACGGCCTACACACAGTTTGCCACCTGGGCAGCCGTGGAATATCTGGCACGGCATGTTGCAGCGCGGGTGGGTGAAGCGGGTGAGGCGCACCGCAAGAGCGCTGGCAACGAACGTGGGTCACGTGGTTGCCGCGTGGACCGTAAGAACCTTCGCGGGCCCTCACGCAAACACAAGAACTGGCGGTGTGAGCCGCTTTCTTTTGCCTACTTTTCTTTGCGGCGGCAAAGAAAAGTAGGTGCCGCCCCGCACAGGGGCAACGCCTGAAGCGAGCTAACGAATCGCGGATGCCAGCGCAAACACAAGCAAACCAAACCTGCCGCGCCACGAAGCGAAGCGCGAAGGCAACACGCGGATGCCAGCAAGAAAGCCCAAACACCACGCGGATACCAGCGAAAGAGCAAAACAACCACCCCGCGTCGCAGACAAAAAACCCCACTTATTCCTCCCAATCACAACAGTTTGTCCAACCCGGGTGTTCGCAACAACGCCGAGGAAGCCTAGATTTACGACCTAACGGCACTGTCAATTCCGACACAAAGCCGACCAACAGTTCGAGGTCCATCATGAGCAATTCGCAAAAAGTCGCAATCGTCACAGGTGCATCACAAGGCATTGGCGCCGAGATCGTCAAAGGCTTCCGTGAGCACGGATACCGTGTCGTCGCTGTCGCGCGTTCGATCAAGCCGTCGGACGATGCGAACGTCGTGGCGATCGCCGGGGACATCGGCGACCGCGCAGTCGCGCAACGCGCCGTTTCGGAAGCGATTGCACGCTTCGGCCGCATCGACACGCTGATCAACAACGCGGGTATCTTCATCGCCAAGCCGTTCACGCAATACACGGCCGAGGACTACGCCGCCGTGCTGAACGTGAATGTGAACGGCTTCTTCCATATCACGCAGCTCGCCATCGCCGAGATGGAAAAGAACAAGAGCGGCCACGTCCTGCAGATCTCGACGAGCCTCGTCGATCACGCAATCTCCGGTGTGCCGTCGGTTCTCGCGTCGCTGACCAAGGGCGGCCTGAATGCCGCAACGAAGTCGCTCGCCATCGAATACGCAAAGTCGGGCATCCGCGCGAACGCCGTTTCGCCCGGCATCATCAAGTCGCCGATGCACGCGCCTGAAACGCACGAAGCGCTGGGTTCGCTGCACCCTGTCGGCCACATGGGCGAGATGAGCGACATCGTCAATGCAGTGCTGTATCTCGATTCGGCGTCGTTCGTTACGGGTGAGATCCTGCACGTCGACGGCGGCCAGAGCGCAGGCCACTAAGCACGCCACTAAGCACGGCCGGGCGCCGCCAACGGCGCCTGTCCCACACGACACTACGGAGATTCTGATGCCTATCGTGACTATTCAGGTTACGCGCGAGGGAAATACCCCCGGCACGAGCGCAGTAACGCCGGAAGAGAAGGCGCAACTCATCAAGGGAACGAGCGAGTTGCTGTTGAAGGTGTTGAACAAGCCGCTGGAAGCGACCTTTGTCGTTATTCAGGAAGTCGAGAAGGAAAACTGGGGATGGGGTGGGTTGCCGGTTGACGAGTATCGTCGGCTGAAAGCCGAGAAGAAGGAGTGAGTGCGGGGACCGCTTTGGCGCCTTCGCGGCGCGGGCGGTTTCGATTTGAGCCTTCGCGGGGCGGGTGTTGCCGGGCGGTGTTTTTGCCTTTGCTGTGGCATCCGGTTTGAGCGTTCGCGGCGCGGGTGTTGT
Coding sequences within:
- a CDS encoding SDR family NAD(P)-dependent oxidoreductase yields the protein MSNSQKVAIVTGASQGIGAEIVKGFREHGYRVVAVARSIKPSDDANVVAIAGDIGDRAVAQRAVSEAIARFGRIDTLINNAGIFIAKPFTQYTAEDYAAVLNVNVNGFFHITQLAIAEMEKNKSGHVLQISTSLVDHAISGVPSVLASLTKGGLNAATKSLAIEYAKSGIRANAVSPGIIKSPMHAPETHEALGSLHPVGHMGEMSDIVNAVLYLDSASFVTGEILHVDGGQSAGH
- a CDS encoding 4-oxalocrotonate tautomerase family protein encodes the protein MPIVTIQVTREGNTPGTSAVTPEEKAQLIKGTSELLLKVLNKPLEATFVVIQEVEKENWGWGGLPVDEYRRLKAEKKE